CTAAAAAGGCCGACAAAGCAAAGAAACTCAATCTTTTATGAAAGAGGTGACTCCATGAGCAAACATCTTCCAATGGAGGTGCGGGTGCCCATTGAAGCCGATAACCCGGCCATTGTGCGCAACGAAGCCAAGTGCATCCGGTGCGGTCAGTGCAAGGCCGTGTGCACAGACTTCATTGGGGTGCACGGCACCTATGCCTTACAGAACACAGGCGATACCGCGGTTTGCATCCATTGCGGCCAGTGCGCCAATGTGTGCCCGCCGGCCAGCATCACCGAGCGGTACGAGTGGCCCGCGGTAAAGGCCGCCGCGGCTGACCCCGGCAAGGTGGTAATCTTCTCCACCTCCCCCTCGGTGCGTGTGGCCCTGGGCGAAGAGTTCGGCCTGCCGGATGGCAGCTTTGTGGAGGGCAAAATGGTCGCCCTTCTGCGGGCGCTGGGCGCCGATTACGTGCTGGACACCAATTTTTCCGCCGATCTTACCATTTTGGAGGAAGCCAGCGAGCTGCTCAGCCGGGTGACCAAAGGCACCGGCCCGCTGCCTCAGTTTACCAGCTGCTGCCCGGCCTGGGTCAAATACGCCGAGACCTACCACCCGGAGCTTCTGCCCCACATCTCCACCGCCAAAAGCCCCATCGGCATGCAGGGCCCCACCATCAAAACCTATTTTGCGCAGAGGATGGGCATCGACCCGGCCGCCATTGTGAATGTGGCCGTGACCCCCTGCACCGCCAAAAAGTTCGAGATCCGCCGGGGCGAGATGAACGCCGCGGCACGTTACCTGGGCCTGGACGGCCTGCGGGATATGGACCAGGTCATCACCACCCGGGAGCTGGCCCTCTGGGCCAGGGAGGCCGGCATCGATTTTGCCTCCCTGCCGGATTCCCCCTACGACACTCTCATGGGCGAGGGTTCGGGCGCCGGGGTCATCTTCGGCAACACCGGCGGCGTGATGGAGGCCGCCCTGCGCACAGCCTACGCCTACGCCACCGGCAAGGCGCCCCCCGACCTGCTCTATGACCTTCAGCCCGTGCGGGGGCTCGAGGGCGTAAAGGAAGCCAGCCTCATGGTGGGCGGCACCCAGCTCAACGTGGCCGTAGTCTACGGCACCGCAAACGCCGAGCATTTTCTCCGCCGTATGGCCACGGCCGGCAAGCAATACCATTTTGTGGAGGTCATGACCTGCCCCGGCGGCTGCATCGGCGGCGGCGGGCAGCCCCGCGGCACCCTGGAAAAGGGCGACGCGCTGCGCGCCGCCCGCATCGACGGGCTGTACCGGCGGGACGCCGCCATGACCCGCCGCCTGAGCCACGAAAACACCGAGCTCCAGGCGCTTTACGAAACCTTTTACGGCAAGCCCCTTTCCGGGCTGGCCGAAAAGCTGCTGCATACATATTATACCGACAGAAGTTCTGATTTAGGAGGAAAAACAACAATGGTCAAATATCGCTGCACCGTCTGTGGTTACATCCACGAGGGCGAACTGCCCGAGGGCTTTACCTGCCCTGTGTGCCGCCAGCCCGCTTCCAAATTCGAAAAGATCGAGGAGGCCTCCGCCGCAAACCCCTACGCCGGCACCAAGACCGAAAAGAACCTGCAGGAGGCCTTCGCCGGCGAAAGCCAGGCCCGCAACAAGTACACCTACTTTGCCCAGGTGGCCCAGCGCGAGGGCTACGAGCAGCTGGCCGAGATCTTTTTGAAGACCGCCCGCAACGAGCAGGAGCACGCGCGCCTGTGGTTCCAGGCGCTGGGCAATCTGGGCGGCACCGCTGAAAACCTGCTGCACGCCGCCGAGGGCGAGAATTACGAGTGGACCGACATGTACGACCGCATGGCAAAAGATGCCGACGAAGAGGGCTTCCACGACCTGGCCGAAAAATTCCGCAGGGTGGCCGCCATTGAAAAGACCCACGAGGAGCGCTACCGCACCCTGCTGCACAATGTGGAAATGAAGCAGGTATTTGAAAAGAGCGGCCAGACCATGTGGGAGTGCCGGATCTGCGGCCACCTGGTGGTGGGCACGAAAGCCCCCGAGGCCTGCCCCGTGTGCGGCTATGCCCAGAGCTTCTTCGAGGTCCGCAAGGAAAACTACTGAGCTATTCCGCTGCAAGCGGAATGCTGCAACAAAAGACGGGCGAGGCCGTCAACGGAGGCGCTGTAAGCGCCGTTCAGTTTAACCGTTGGCTGCCTCGCCCGTCTTTGCTGTTTCCCCAGTGATGCAGCGCACGCCTTTTTCAAAAAGCTGCACTCCGCAAAACGCTCCTGTTATGCACCCGTTCGTTTTCAAAGGGATCTTCATGAGGAATTGGCTCTTTTACCGCTTGCGCTGGGTTTCACAGGCTTTCCTGGCACTCGCTGCACACTCTGTCATGGATCGAAACGATCCCCCCGCATTGGGGGCAAGTATATTTCCTTTTCTGCTGTTCCATAAACTTTTCCAAACCGTGTTGGCAAACAAATCCGCTGTTTTCCATAAGGCTCGCCTGATACCTTTTGTTGTAGCTTTTTTCAAGGTTTTTGATCAGCTTGCAGGGATAGTCAGGGCATTCAAAACAGTAGCGCAGCCCTTTCCCCATGATACAATCCTTTATGCTGCATTTTCAGCAATGCTCCGGCTTGCCCACATCGCTGTTGAAACAACCAGCGCATGAATTTTTATGGCGGCAATGTTTATAGCAGACCAGGCAATTCATACCACAAGGGGCGAACATTACGGTGTCGATATTATCTTTTGGCATTTTCATGGGTCGCCCGCCTTGTCAGATGATTGTTTTTTGTTCTGCTGTATTGTTAGCTTCACTTTCCTGTGGCGGCTTTGAAAAAAGCTTTCAGCTCCGCCTTGGTCTCCGGGGGCAGGTCGGCCTTGCGCACGCCCTGCACCGCGCCCTCCAGCGCCAGCAGCCTGTGCAGGCAGGCGGTGGGGTCGGCCGTGTACAGGCGCAGCCAAGCCTCCCGGCTTCCAAGGGCATACAGCTGCTCACGGGTAGTGATGCCCGCCCGCGCCAACTCCTCTTCCAGTACCGGCCCCAGATTCGGCAGGCCTTTCAATTCGCCCATCCTGCAGTTCCTCCTTTTTCGCTCAATCGTCCACGTCAAAGGCTTCCAGCTTGTTTTTCACCGGCACGGGCTTTGCGTCGCCATGCCGCACAAAGCACATGGTCACAAAGCTGCCCACCACGCACAGCGCCGCATAGGGGAACAGGGTGTGGTAGCCCACGTGCTCCATCAGCCAGCCCGAGAGGATGGGGGTGAGGATCTGGGCGCTCATGCTGAAGGTATAGTAATACCCGGTGTATTTGCCCACGTCCGCGCCGCGGCTCATCTCCACCACCATGGGGTAGCTGTTCACATTGATGAACGCCCAGGCTACCCCGGCCAGCGCAAAAAAGCCGAACAGCATCCAGGAAAAGCTGTGGAACAAAATTGCCGAGCCAAAGCTGCCCGCCAGCAGCAGGCAGCCGATCTGGATGGTGCGCTTGCGCCCCACCCTGGCGGCGATCATGCCCACTGGGATATAGGTCAGGATGGCCCCCGCCTGGGCCACCATCAGCACCATGGCATAGTTGCCGCCCGCCATGCCCCAGCTCTCGCGGGCATACTTGGAAAAATGGGTGGTCACGGCGTTGTAGCCCATGAACCACAGCACCACGCTGGCCAAAATAAGCACCAGGCTCCGGAACACCGCCGGATCCATTTTTTCGCCCTCGCCCGGGGCGTCCGCCCCGTCCTGGTCCGCCGGGTCGTAACCCGCCTCGCTGCTCTCCTTTTCCATCTGGGCCACACAGGCGGGCTCCTTGATCTTAACAAAAAGCAGCATCACGCACACCGCCATCAGCGCGGCCGTGCACAAAAACACCGGGAAGTAATTGGGGTTGTCGCCCGCGGGCACCAAAAACTTTACCGCTGCCAGCATGATGATGCCGCCCACAGCGCCCATCAGGTTGATGATGGCGTTGCCCTGGCTGCGCAGGGGTTTGGGGGTGACGTCCGGCATCAGGGCCACTGCCGGGCTGCGGTAGGTGGCCATGCAGATGAGCACCAGCCCCAGCCCCACAAAGAACAGGGGCAGGCTCTTGAGCTGGTTTGCCAGCGGGATGAGCACCAGGCACATCACCGCCCCCGCCGTGCCCGCCAAAATAAAGGGCATGCGCCGGCCGATGCGGGTGTGTGTGCGGTCCGAGAGCACACCGAACAGCGGCAGCATGAACAGGGCCAGCACATTGTCCAGTGCCATCACTGCGCCGGACCAGGTGTCGCCGATGCCAAAGGTGTACTTCAGGATCAGGGGGATGATCCCGTCGTAGACCTGCCAGAAGGCACTGATGGACATAAAGGCCAGGCCTACGTAAAAGGTTCGTTTCGAGTTGAGCTTCATGATTTTGCTTCCTCACTTTCCGCGGGTAAACGTTATTTCCATGATACCACAAATCCCCCGCCCAGGCCATGGCAGGCCCGGGCGGGGGACGTAAAAAATATGCAAAATCTTTTGTGCAGGTTTTCCGGCCCGCGTTCACTCGTAGCGCAGCGCCTCAATGGGATCCAGCTTGGCGGCCTTGTTCGCCGGGTAATACCCAAAGAACACGCCGATCGCCATGGAAAAGCCCACCGCCGCCAGAATGGCGACCGCACTGGGCTTTGCCGCGTAGCCCAAAAGCTGCGCGCCCGCGCTGCCGGCGCCAATGCCCAGCGCCACGCCGAAGGCGCCGCCCACCAGGCAGATGACCACCGCCTCGGTGATGAACTGCAGCCGCAGGGCCCGGCCCGGCGCGCCCAGCGCCTTGCGGGTGCCGATCTCACGGGTGCGCTCGGTAATGCTTACCAGCATGATGTTCATCACGCCGATGCCGCCCACCAAAAGGCTGATGGCCGCAATGGCGCTGATGGCCAGCTTGACCGTGTTCATCATGCTGGTCATCTCTTTCAGCATGCTCTCCATGCTGGAGGCGGTGACCGTCCAGCTCTGGTTGCGGGTGTAAAACGAGGCAAAGAAGCTCTTCACATTCTCCAAAAAGGCGGTCGTGTCGGTGCCGGAGGCCGCCACCACCGTGAAGTTCTGGTACCCCGCCGTGCCGCCGGCCAGCTTTTGCGCGGCGGCCAGGGGCATATACAGTTCGGTCACCGGGTCCGAGCCCGTCAGGCTGAAGTAGCCCGAGTCGTCGTATTCATACACGCCCACCACATAAAACCGCAGCAGCTTGCCGTTTACCGCCAGCTCAAATTCCCTGCCCAGCACCGAAGCGGAGGAAGCGCCGAACACTTTCTCGCAGAACTTGTCGCTCACCACCGCCACCTGGCGCTCACCGTCCGAGTCCTTGATAAAGCGCCCGTGCAGCAGCTCAAGGTCGCTGGCCAGGGCCAGGTCGGCGTTGGCGCCCTGGGCGTTCACGCTCACGCTGGTACTGCCCTGGCGCACCGTGCCCGTGCCCACGCTCTGGCTCAGAGAGACGGCATAAATATTGTCGGCATAGGCGGTGCGGAATTCTTCGATCATGGCGTCGGTGATCAGGTCCCCCTCGCTTGGCTGCTCTGGCCCGAACATGCGCACCGCCACCATGCCCCCGCCTGTCGTTTCAATGTCCTCGCTTTTCTGCTGCAGGCTCACGGTGATATTGTTGATCCCAAATCCCTGCAGGCTGTCGGTGATGGAGCCGGTGAGCGAATCGCCCAGGGTCACAATGGCGATCACCGAGCCAATGCCGATGATGATGCCCAGCATGGTGAGCAGGGCCCGCATCTTGTTGGCCCACAGGCTGCCAAAGGCCATGCGCACATTGTCAAACAGCTGCACTGCGCCCCGCCCCCTTTCGCTCGGCAATAAACTGCCCGTCCCGCAGGGTCAGGATGCGCCCGCACTCGGCGGCCAGCTCCTGCGAGTGGGTGATCAGCACAATGGTCATTCCCTCGGCGTGCAGGCGGTGAAAAATGTCCATCACCGTGCGGCTGGTGGCCGAGTCCAGCGCGCCGGTGGGTTCGTCGGCCAGCAGCAGGGCCGGCCGGTTCGCCAGCGCCCGGGCAATGGCTACCCTTTGCTTTTGCCCGCCCGACAATTCGCTCGGCTCATGCTTTGCCCGGTCGCTCATGCCCACCATTTCCAGCAGCTCTCTGGCCCGGGCGCTGCGCTGGCGGGCGGGCAGCCCCGCATACAGCATGGGCAGCTCCACATTTTTCAGGGCGCTGGTGCGCCCGATCAGGTTAAAGGTCTGGAACACAAAGCCGATCTTTTGGTTACGGATGGCCGAGAGCTGTTTGTCCTTTGCGGCGGCCACCTCCACCCCGTCCAGCGCATAGCCGCCCTCGGTGGGGCGGTCCAGCGCGCCGATGATGTTCATCAGGGTGGATTTGCCGCTGCCCGACTCGCCCACAATGGCCACGAACTCGCCCTCGTTCACGGTCAGATCAATGCCGTGCAGAATTTCCAGCTCGTTGGGTTTGCCGATGTAATAGCGCTTGATGATGCCCTGCATCTGAATGATAGGCCCGCTCATGGCATCAGCCCCCCATCGCCGGGCCGCCTGGGCCGCCGCCCCGCGTTGCGACGTCCGGCGCGGCGGCGCCCATGGTCACCTGCACATCACCGCTGCCCATCATGCCGCCCATCTGGAACTGATCGGCGGTATCGGAGGCTTCCTTTTCGTCGGCCGCGGCGCGCACCACCATTCCCTCGCTGAGCTCCGCGCCGGAGATTTCGGCATAGTAATCGTTGGTGGCTCCCACCGTCACGGTCACAGGCTCAAAGGTGGGCTGGCCGTCCGCGTCCTCGCCGGTTTTCACATAGACCACGCTGCTGCCGTCCTCCTGTGTTCCAATGGCGTCCAGGGGTACGGTGAACACGTTTTCGGTGGTGGAAAGAATGATCTTTACCTTCGCGTTGGTCCCCACCAAAAGGCCGCTGTTTTCATTGTTCACCGTGACCTCTGCCGCAAAGCCGGAAGAGGAGGAACCCCCGCCCGAGGCGGTGGGCGAGATCTGGGTCAGGGTGCCGCTCACCTCGCCGTCCATCACGTCGCTGGTGATAATGGCCTTCATGCCCACCTTTACCTTCTCGATGTCATACTCGGCGATCGAGATGGCCACCTTGAGCTTTTCGGTATTCTGAATGGTGGCGGCGGTGCCGTTGACCGCGCTGCCCACCGTGGCGTTCACCGCGGTCACCTTGCCGCTGGTTTCGGCCTTTAATGTACACTTTTCCAGCTGCTGCTGCAGATCCTCCAGCTCGTCGCTCTCGCCGGCCTTGTTATAGGCGTCCAGCGCGTCGTCCCGGCTGCTCTCGGCCGTTTCGGCCGTTTTTTGTGCCTGCTCGTAGGTCGCCTTTGCCTGCTCGTAGGCCGACTGGGCCTGGCTGTAAGCCGCTTGCCGCGCGTCGTAGTTTGTGCTGGACTTGGCGGTATTCAGGTTTCCTTGCGCAGTCTTAAGCGCTGTTTCTGCCTCCTCGTAGGCCTTTTGGGCCTCCTCCAGCGCCTGCTTTGCCGCTTTTACCGCTTCGTCATCCTCCGGCGCCCCAGCTGGCACGGCGGACTGGCCCACATTCCCGGCGTCCGCGCTGCCGCCTGAAGCTTGCGCCTGGCTGTTGATTGCCGCCTGCGCGTTTGCCAAAGCCTGGTCATAGGCCGCCTGGGCATTCTGCACCGCGTTCAGCTTTGTCAGCAGCTCGGCGTTTGCTGCGTCGTAGGCGCTCTGGTAGCTCTTTACCTGGGCCTCGGCGCTCTCGTAGGCGCTCTTTGCGCTGTCGCGGGCCGAGCGTTTGTCCTCTTTTGCATCGTAGGCCTCGGTCACGCTTTTCTCCGCGTCGCTCAGGCTTTTCTGGGCGTTCTGGTAGTTTTTGAGCGCTTTTTCCTTTGCCTCCGCCAGGCTTTCCTTCATCTTGGCGATGCTCTTTTCCAGGTCTTCGGTGTCCAGGGTGCAGATCACATCCCCCTCGTTCACCGTGTCGCCCACCTGCACATTCACGCTCTTAACGGTATACTTTAATTCGGTGGTCACGTTGGAAACGTCGCTGCTCTCCACCGTGCCCGAAGCGCTGATCGAGGCGTCCAGGGTCCCTTTTTGCAGGGTGAGGGTGCGCACGTAGCTCTGCCCGCCCATATTTGCCCCGGCAGGCAGCCGCGGCGCGGATCTCTGCCGCCACACCAGCACGCCGGCCGCAATGGCAGCCGCAAGCAGCAGGGCGACGGCCGCTTTTTTATGTGCTGCGATAAACTGCCCGGCTCGGCCGAACACGGCCTTGAGTTTTGTCATATCAATTCCCCCAAAGAACTTTCTATTGTGTTGTGTGGCCCAAAGCCGCCCAAATTGCACAAACGGCTGACCCGGCTTTTATTCTAGGGGGCAAATGTGAAAGCCTCCGGTAAAAATTGTGAAAGATATGTGGGCCATTTGGGGGATCCTTTGCTCCCGTTGCCGCGCAAAGGGGCAAATAGAAGGCTGGCGGAAGCAATTTTTCCGCCCCGGAACAAGCAAAAGGCCCGGGCCGGCGTCAGCCGTGCTCAGGCCTTTTGCGGTTCTTTTTTCCCAGCGCTGCTATGATCCCGCTCACATGCTCGCGCTCCTCCTGTTCCAGCAGCTCGTACTGCCGCAAAAGCTCCCGGCTCTGGGGCGTGTACCCAGTTTCATCGTCAAAAAACTCCCGCGGCGTCACGCCCAGATACTCGCAGATATAAAAAAACGCCTCCATCGAGGGAAACCCCTTTTGGTTTTCAATTGCGTTGATATATCCCTCGCTCTGGCCCAGCGCAAGGCTCATTTCCCGGGCAGAAACCCCTTTGGCCTGCCGCAGCGCCGTAAGGCGCGCATAAAACAGTTCTTCATACATCCTTGATCGTCACCACCTATAATATAGGATTGTACCGCATACTCCATTTGATTCTATTGGGTTAGACCGGCTATTCAAGTTGACATGTGGTTTTTAATCCGATATAATAAAATAAGATTTTTTATGCGAACCAGGATGCGTCGGCACACCGCGCGGAAGGGGGCACAGCTCATGAAGCGAAAGTCAGCGGCCCTGCTCTGTTCGCTTGACCCAGGCTGCAGCGCGCTCTTCGTGGGGGAGGACCCAGGCTGCCGGCTGCCCAGGTTTAACGAGCGGTGGCACCGCGTGGCGCTTCACATGAGGGTGCAGAAGCTGCTGGCGCAGGGCTATCGCGTTTTTTTGGTGGAGACGGGCACCCCCTTCGGCCGCATGGCCCTGGCCGAGCTTGCCCGGCTGCGCCCCGGCGGCTCTTTCCAGCTCTGGAGCCTGCGGCGGGGCAAGGCTGTAAAACAGCAGGACAACATGGAGGACGCCCCCTGGGGGCGTGCCCACAGCCGCTGGGAGCTCTGGCGGGCCGCATGGCGGTGTGACCGCCGTTTGGGGGAAATCACGCCGCCCGTTTATGATCAGCTTGTGCAGGGCGGCGTGGGCCTGGTAGTCACCCCCGCCGAGGCCTCGCTGCTGGATCAGAACCTGATCCGGCAGGAAACGCCCGCGGCCAGGCTATGACCAAGCGGCGGGCAGCAAACAAACAGAAAAGCCGGCGCCCGGGATGGATCTCTCATGCCATCCCGGGCGCCGGCCCTTTGTTTTATAAACTTTTTCCTGTTTCAACGGCCATCGCGCTTGTGCTGCGCAGGCTTTCCCTCAGCGTGCGGCCGCGCGGCGGCGGCTTTTCCGGGCGCGCCGTCTGCGCGCCGCCAGCAGCCCCAGGGCCCCAAAAACCAGCAACGCCGCGGCCGCCGCCAGCCACCAATAAGGGGCCAGCTTCTCTTTATAGTAAAGCCAGGCGCTGCGCTCAAAGCCCTGCAATGTCACCAGGTCCACAATGCCGATCAGTTCGCCGTCCACCAGCACCTGGGCGGTGCCCAGCTTTTGCCCCGCCGGCAGGGGCGCTTCCAGCCGGGCGGGCAGCTCGCCTGGGATCACCTCCACCCGGCTGCCGGCCGCTTGCAGGGCGGGCAGGCCGGCGGCGGCATACACCCCTGCGGTTTCCGTTTCGCCGCACCAGGCCAGGGGCAGCTGGGCCACCGGCGTTTCCCGGCTGGGCAGCTCCACCGCAAAAAACTCCTCCAGCGCCCAGTCGTAAAGGTCAGCGGTGGTGTGGAACGACCAGTTAAAGCCGTCCTCCGCAAGCGCTTTGGGGGCGCCCATGACCACCAGCACCCATACAAGCCCGTCCTGCTGCGCGCTGGAAACAAAGCATCGGCCCGCTTCGTCGGTAAAACCGGTCTTGATGCCCTGGATATAGGCGCGGTACAGCTCCTGGTCCGGCAGCTGCATCACGTTGGTGGTGCGCACGTAGTAGGCGGCGCCCGCCGGGGCATCCGGCGTTTTGGGCTCAGGATGCAGATTCGTGAGGGGCATCCAGTAGCCGTTTTGGGTCACCACGCTCATGAACAGCTCGTTCTCCCGGCAGGCACGGGCGATCAAAAACATGTCGTAGGCTGTGGAGTGGTTGCCGTATTCCAGGCCGTACAGGCCGTGGGCGCAGGTGAAATTTGTATTTTCACAGCCCAACTCGGCCGCCCGCCGGTTCATGCGGGCAAAAAAGGCGTCCATATCGCCATTGCCCAAATAATAGGCGATCACGCTGGCTGCATCGTTTCCGCTGGGCAGCATGCAGGCGTAAAACAGGCTTTCCAGGGTGACTGTTTCCCCAATTTTCAGGTCCGCGTCCGAGCCGTTTTCGGCCTGGATTCGGTCAAACTCGGCCTCCAGCTCCCGGGGGATGGTAAAACTCTCGGAAAGATCCACCCCGCTCTCGGCCAGCAAAAGCCCGGTCATCATTTTGGTCAGGCTGGCCGCCGCCCGCTCCTCATGGGCGTTTTTTTCGTACACCAGGGTGTCGGTGGTGAGCTCATACAGATACACCGCCTCAGCGTTCACCGCGCCCTCGGGCGGCTGCCACATAGCCGCAGCCGGCAGGGCCAGGCCCGCCGCCAGCAGGCAGAAAAACCCCAGTACCATCCTCCATTTTTTCAACCGTGCCGCCTCCCCTGTGTTTAAAAAACCTTATCTCAAAGGGCCCGTATGGCCCCAAAAACAGCCTCCGCTTTGCCGGGGCTGTTTTTCATTATAAGGCATTTGCTCCCTTGCTGGCAAATAAAAAGCGTCGGAACAGCAAAAGCCCCCGGGGAAGCTGTTCCCCGGGGGCTTTTGCCGCTTGCCCTATTCCCGGTGCAGGATCTCCATAAATTCCTCGCCGGTAATGGTTTCGCGCTCCATCAAAAAGTTCGCCAGCTCGTGCAGCTTTTCTTTGTTTTCGGCAAGAATACCCGCCGCCTTTTCGTGGGCCGACCGGATTATGGCCAGCACCTCCCGGTCGATCTTTTCCGCGGTGCCCTCGCTGCAGGCAAGCGCCGCGTCGCCCGAAAGGTACGGGCCGCTCACGGTCTCCAGCGCCATCATATCAAACTCGGCGCTCATGCCCAGGCGGGTCACCATGCTGCGCGCCAGCCGCGTGGCCTGCTCGATATCGTTGGAAGCGCCGGAGGTGTAGCTCCCGAAGATGAGCTCCTCGGCCGCCCGGCCGCCGGTAAAGGTGGCAATCTTATTGAACGCCTCCTCGCGGCTGAGCAGGTTCGTTTCCTCTTCCGGCACCTGCAGGGTGTAGCCCAGCGCGCCGCTGGTGCGGGGCACAATGGTGATCTTGGTCACCGGCGCGCTGTCCGACTGCCTTGCCGCCACCAGCGCATGGCCGATCTCGTGGTAGGCCACGATGCGCTTTTCCCTCTGGCTGAGTACCTTGTTTTTGCGCTGGTAGCCCGCGATCACGGTCTCCACCGCCTCCATCAGGTCCTCCTGGCGCACAATGCGCCGGTTCTGCTTTACCGCCAGCAGCGCGGCCTCGTTGATCATGTTGGCAAGCTCAGCGCCGGACGCGCCCGAGGTCGCCCGGGCAATGGCCATAAAGTCCACATTCTCGTCCATCATGACCTTTTTGGCGTGCACCTTTAAAATGGCCGCGCGCCCCTCCAGGTCCGGCAGCTCCACCGGGATGCGCCGGTCAAACCGCCCGGGCCGCAGCAGGGCCTTGTCCAGCGTTTCCGGCCGGTTGGTGGCGGCCAGAATAATCACGCCCTTCGAGCCGTCAAAGCCGTCCATCTCGGTCAAAAGCTGGTTCAGGGTCTGCTCCCGCTCATCGTTTCCGCCCATGCCCGCCGCGCCGTCGCGGCTTTTGCCAATGGTGTCGATCTCGTCAATGAACACAATGCAGGGGGCTTTATCGGCGGCCTGCTTGAACAGATCGCGCACCCGCGCCGCGCCCATGCCCACGAACATCTCCACAAACTCCGACCCGGAGATCGAGAAAAAGGGCACGTGGGCCTCGCCCGCCACCGCCTTGGCCAGCAGCGTTTTGCCGGTGCCCGGGGGGCCCACCAGCAACGCGCCCTTGGGCAGCGTGGCGCCGATGCTGTTGTACTTTGAGGGGTTGTGCAAAAAGTCCACGATCTCGGCCAGGGCTTCCTTGGCCTCATCCTGGCCTGCCACATCGGCAAAGGTCTTGCCGGTCTGGGCCTCCACATACACCTTGGCGTTGGATTTGCCAAAGGTCATGGCGTTGCCGCCGCCCATCTTTTTCATCATAAAGCGCATGAGCAGCTGCCCCACCAGCACAAACAGCAGCACGGGGAACACCACCGTGACCAGCAGGTTCATCAGGGGCGAGGCCTGGGTGGGGATCACCCCGCCGAACTGCACCGCCGCGCCGTCCGGCCCGCTGGCGTGCAGCAGCCGGTCCACCCGGCCGGGGTCGTTGATGAGCGCGGTGCGATACAGCCGCTCGCGGCCGTTTTCGTCCTTCATCATGTAGGTGATGGTCCCTTCGGATTCATTCTCCTCCACGGCGCTCACCTTGCCGGCATCCAGGTCGGCGATAAACTGGTTATACGTTACCTCGCTCACCTGGCGCTGCATCATGCGGGGAAATACCAGCGCATTGAGCAAAAGCAGCACCACAAGAGCGATGATATAATAATAAATAATTGCTTTTTTAGGGTTTTTGGGGCCTTCCTTTTTCATAACACACCCGCCTTTTTGATTCTTTGCGGCGCAGGGGGGCGCAAAACCGCCCACCTGTTCATTTTTATAGCATATCCTCCCGATATGAAAAAAATATGAACGTTTCTAAAACCTTTTTTCGCCCCCGGTAAAACCCGGCAAAAAAGCGGCCCCGGCGTTTTTTGCCGGGGCCGCTTTTGAGGCCCGATCTTCCTCTCAGGGCAGGTCAAACGTGCCCATCTGCTGCTGCTCACCGTACTCGTCAAACAGCAGCTGCACCCTGCGGTTCTCCATCTCCTCCGGCCGCACGGCCAGCACCAGCCGGACCGTGGTGCTGGTGCCGATGGGGGCGACCGGCCGCAGTGCGAATTGCGCGCTGTCGTCGCCGCTTACCACCTGAACGGCATATTTGTTGCCCGATTCCGGCCGCACCGAAAACCAATAGGAATCCAGCCGCAGCTCCCGTTCGCTGTTGTTGGCAAGCTCAAACTCCAGCTCGTAATACTCGCGGCTGGGGTCATAGCCTGCAAGCTCCTCCTCGCTGAGGGCCCGGAGCGAAAAGCCGCTCAGGCCCAGGTGCCAGGCCGTTCCCCGGCCCGCGTCCTTTACCGCGCCGTAACCAGCAAAAAAGCCCGCCAGCACCGCCGCCAGCAGCAGGGCGGCCAGCACCCAAAGCACCACAGCTCCCCGTTTTTTACCGTTCATTCCTGGTCACCTCCCTCTTCAAAGGCAACCGGCACGCCGGTCATCTGCACCGCCGAAGTGCGGTAATCCCGCCCCATGAGCTGCGCCTGCAGCCAAAGTGTCGCGTCCTTTGCCCCCTCTGGCACCGCAAAATAGATCCAGCCCTCCGCCATCGCGGTCCCGCTCAGCTCGTAAACATCCAGCACCTCGGCGGCAAGCTCGGGATATACCGATTCCATGCGGTATTCATCGATGGGCGCATAATATGTATCCCCAATCTGCAGGTAAACCG
This window of the Oscillospiraceae bacterium genome carries:
- a CDS encoding competence protein TfoX, whose protein sequence is MGELKGLPNLGPVLEEELARAGITTREQLYALGSREAWLRLYTADPTACLHRLLALEGAVQGVRKADLPPETKAELKAFFKAATGK
- a CDS encoding MFS transporter yields the protein MKLNSKRTFYVGLAFMSISAFWQVYDGIIPLILKYTFGIGDTWSGAVMALDNVLALFMLPLFGVLSDRTHTRIGRRMPFILAGTAGAVMCLVLIPLANQLKSLPLFFVGLGLVLICMATYRSPAVALMPDVTPKPLRSQGNAIINLMGAVGGIIMLAAVKFLVPAGDNPNYFPVFLCTAALMAVCVMLLFVKIKEPACVAQMEKESSEAGYDPADQDGADAPGEGEKMDPAVFRSLVLILASVVLWFMGYNAVTTHFSKYARESWGMAGGNYAMVLMVAQAGAILTYIPVGMIAARVGRKRTIQIGCLLLAGSFGSAILFHSFSWMLFGFFALAGVAWAFINVNSYPMVVEMSRGADVGKYTGYYYTFSMSAQILTPILSGWLMEHVGYHTLFPYAALCVVGSFVTMCFVRHGDAKPVPVKNKLEAFDVDD
- a CDS encoding hypothetical protein (possible pseudo due to internal stop codon), which translates into the protein MGKGLRYCFECPDYPCKLIKNLEKSYNKRYQASLMENSGFVCQHGLEKFMEQQKRKYTCPQCGGIVSIHDRVCSECQESL
- a CDS encoding transcriptional regulator; the encoded protein is MYEELFYARLTALRQAKGVSAREMSLALGQSEGYINAIENQKGFPSMEAFFYICEYLGVTPREFFDDETGYTPQSRELLRQYELLEQEEREHVSGIIAALGKKNRKRPEHG
- a CDS encoding peptide ABC transporter ATP-binding protein; protein product: MSGPIIQMQGIIKRYYIGKPNELEILHGIDLTVNEGEFVAIVGESGSGKSTLMNIIGALDRPTEGGYALDGVEVAAAKDKQLSAIRNQKIGFVFQTFNLIGRTSALKNVELPMLYAGLPARQRSARARELLEMVGMSDRAKHEPSELSGGQKQRVAIARALANRPALLLADEPTGALDSATSRTVMDIFHRLHAEGMTIVLITHSQELAAECGRILTLRDGQFIAERKGAGRSAAV
- a CDS encoding ABC transporter permease, translating into MQLFDNVRMAFGSLWANKMRALLTMLGIIIGIGSVIAIVTLGDSLTGSITDSLQGFGINNITVSLQQKSEDIETTGGGMVAVRMFGPEQPSEGDLITDAMIEEFRTAYADNIYAVSLSQSVGTGTVRQGSTSVSVNAQGANADLALASDLELLHGRFIKDSDGERQVAVVSDKFCEKVFGASSASVLGREFELAVNGKLLRFYVVGVYEYDDSGYFSLTGSDPVTELYMPLAAAQKLAGGTAGYQNFTVVAASGTDTTAFLENVKSFFASFYTRNQSWTVTASSMESMLKEMTSMMNTVKLAISAIAAISLLVGGIGVMNIMLVSITERTREIGTRKALGAPGRALRLQFITEAVVICLVGGAFGVALGIGAGSAGAQLLGYAAKPSAVAILAAVGFSMAIGVFFGYYPANKAAKLDPIEALRYE